The sequence below is a genomic window from Trichosurus vulpecula isolate mTriVul1 chromosome 5, mTriVul1.pri, whole genome shotgun sequence.
ATAGAACCACTAACACTAAGGTGATGATGAGTGTCAACACAGCCAAAGCTAAAATCATTCTTTCTAGGAACTGTGTATCAGAGCATGTGATTTCCAGCAACGGTGATACATCACAGACAAAATGATCAATAATATTGGAGTCACAGAATTCTAGCTCAAGACTCATACCTAGCACAACCCTGACAACCAACAACCCAGGAGAAGCTGGTTACAGACTCTGTTGTTTATGATGGCTGCATAATGTAGGGGCTTGCAGATAGCTACGTAACGGTCATAAGACATGGCAGCCAGGAGATAAAATTCTGAGGCCCCAAAGAAGATACCAAAAAATAATTGAGTGAAACATCCGTTATAAGTCACAGAATAGTCCCCAGTTAACATGTGGCACAGGAATCTGGGAATACAGACAGTTGTGAATGACAATTCTAAGAAGGAATAATTTCtgaggaaaaaatacatgggaGTTTTAAGGTGTGGATCCACCCAAGTGAGGGTGATGATGGTTAAGTTTCCAGTTACACTCAGCATATAGGttagaaacagaaagataaaaagcAGAACTTGCAGCTGTGGGTCATCCGTCAATCCCCGAAAAATGAATAATGTTATTCCTGTATGATTTTTCATTTCTGATCTCTGACTTTTGTTGGAtctgtatgagagagagagagagagagagagagagagagagagagagagagagagaggagagattaggGCTGAAAAGAGCCATCATAAAATAAGTCAACAAAGCAATATGCTTATGAATTCTTAGAAGGCACTGTTGGACCCTTGTTTTCACTAGCTAAAAAATTAATCCTGCCAACGTTGTGTCATCCTCAGTGTTTTGAGCTATGTATCAGCTACTGAACATAATATTTTTCTAAAGacttttttcccctatttatctttctatttttccctcagtTCTTTGCTTCCACCCCATTTCTTCCAAATTAGCCTTACATTGTGTAACATAAAAGGTGGTGATTCCATTTGTTTTTCCACCGTACTCATTTCCAGATACACTTCCTTCACTGAATCACTTTATGACctataaaaaaattaagcaagacTAACATGGCGACCATCTATGATAATGAGTGCCAAACACACTTGTCTTCACATAGCACAAagttttcagccattcccctactgTCAGACACTCACCTGGTATCTACTTTGTTGTTATCACAAAAAGCACCATGATCTCTTGGAATATATGTGGTACCACATTCTGTCTTTGACATCTTTTGGATATATACTCAGTTGTGAAATCGCTGGCTCAAAATATGaacattttcttcacttttgtcagaaaatttcaaactgTTTTGTGCATCCTTTTGACCAATTCTGggagaaatctggagagcttggaattttctgacctactccgccatTTCCCCAGAATCCTCTCTTGTTTTGTAGCACTTCTAATAGTTACCGCTAATTTTCCATTCTTATCTTGGAAACTACTGCTCAAAATGGTTTCTTGGTGTTATATATTTGCACAGTGTGCACTCTTTGAACTTTCCTAACTGGTTCCATGGGAAATTCTGTGAATTCATGCATCTCCTATAAAAGCCCATGTTCTTCTCTCCAACTTCACACCATTTGTGGGCTCTTTTCTCTATCATAAAACCAGGATGCTATAGAACTGGACCATACATCCTTTATGTTGCTCTAGGTCCTTGTGGCTTCTTCTTGAGCAAGCTCCCTCTTCTTTTAAGGCAACAGAGCTCAGAATAGAGCACCACAGACATTTTATTTGTCCAGCATTTATCTATTAGAACCAAAGCAATGCTGAGATTcttgggagtggggaggtgaTGGAAGGAGAAATCAGGGTTGGGACTTAGAGCAACAATAAGTGTTGAATTTTGAAGTATTGGTGGAAGGCATCAGTGCCCACCAGCTCCAGTAACCATTTTCTCCACATCCCCATAGTCTTTAGGGGGCTTAGCCCATTAGAAATCTCTACCGTAAGCCACCCCCATGTGACTGAGTGTGCCATGCACTATTCTGTATCCGTGCTTGCTACTGCCATATATAAGACCAGGGAGCACTGATCTCCTAGTTCCATTCTACTCTCTCTGACTACATGTTCTCTCAAAAAATGCTTCACCAAAGAACTGCCTTAAAGTCCCAGACTAACAAGCACATCCAAAGGAAATCAATCCTCTGGTTCCATAATGGGAAGTAGATTATGGTATCTGGCACAAACTTCTCATAGTAAAGGGTGTTGGTGGAGCAAAGGACAGTATTATCACAGTAGctagtgggaagggaggggaaaatttTCCTATAGAAAGTTAGGTCATTAACTGCTTTGGCAATTAGGTCAATGCATGGTGGGGGAAGGCAGAACATTTAGGAGAGTTAGGCAGGGATAATAAGACCCAGGAAGCGGCCAATTGTGCCAATGTTGCTGAAGGAGCACAAGGT
It includes:
- the LOC118851295 gene encoding LOW QUALITY PROTEIN: olfactory receptor 6C2-like (The sequence of the model RefSeq protein was modified relative to this genomic sequence to represent the inferred CDS: inserted 1 base in 1 codon); the encoded protein is MKNHTGITLFIFRGLTDDPQLQVLLFIFLFLTYMLSVTGNLTIITLTWVDPHLKTPMYFFLRNYSFLELSFTTVCIPRFLCHMLTGDYSVTYNGCFTQLFFGIFFGASEFYLLAAMSYDRYVAICKPLHYAAIINNRVCNQLLLGCWLSGLCXGMSLELEFCDSNIIDHFVCDVSPLLEITCSDTQFLERMILALAVLTLIITLVLVVLSYAYIIRTILRFPSAEQRKKAFSTCSSHMIVVSMTYGTCIFIYIKPSEKEGVAMNKVVTLLATSVAPVMNPFIYTLRNKQVIKAFRGTFKKIVLSYERQ